The Solanum lycopersicum chromosome 6, SLM_r2.1 genome has a window encoding:
- the LOC101255999 gene encoding zinc transporter precursor yields the protein MIMTSIKKSTTLLTLFLFLFLKFLIINGHGGADDDDEHDSNGDTNTNLRAKGLILVKIYCLIILFVTTFVGGVSPYFYRWNEGFLLLGTQFAGGVFLGTSLMHFLSDSATTFGVLTEKEYPFAFMLASAGYLLTMFSDCIIMFVTKGGVNESSESKVEVDEEGRSTNIDEGHGTNPFLKTTSLGDTILLILALCFHSIFEGIAVGVSASKGEAWRNLWTISLHKIFAAIAMGIALLRMIPKRPFLLTCAYSFAFAISSPIGVGIGIAIDATSEGRTADWTYAISMAIACGVFIYVAINHLIAKGFKPQNKCYFDTQFFKFVAVLLGVGVIAVVMIWD from the exons ATGATCATGACTTCCATAAAAAAGTCAACTACTCTGTTAACACTATTCCTGTTtttgttcttgaaatttttaattatcaatgGTCATGGTGgagctgatgatgatgatgaacaTGATTCAAATGGagatacaaatacaaatttacGCGCGAAAGGATTGATTCTTGTTAAAATTTATTGCTTGATCATACTCTTTGTAACTACATTTGTTGGTGGCGTATCGCCTTATTTCTATCGATGGAATGAGGGGTTTCTCTTGTTAGGAACTCAATTTGCTGGTGGTGTTTTCTTAGGGACTTCATTGATGCATTTTTTGAGTGATTCTGCTACAACTTTTGGTGTACTTACAGAAAAAGAGTACCCTTTTGCCTTCATGTTGGCTTCTGCAG gttatctTCTCACTATGTTTAGTGATTGCATTATTATGTTTGTGACAAAGGGGGGTGTAAATGAATCAAGTGAGTCCAAAGTTGAAGTGGATGAAGAAGGAAGGTCAACTAATATTGATGAGGGACATGGAACAAATCCATTTCTAAAGACAACTTCACTTGGGGATACAATACTTCTCATTCTTGCATTGTGTTTCCACTCTATTTTTGAAGGCATTGCTGTTGGAGTATCAG CTTCAAAGGGAGAGGCATGGAGAAACCTATGGACAATTTCATTGCACAAAATATTTGCAGCCATTGCAATGGGAATTGCACTTTTAAGAATGATACCAAAAAGGCCATTTCTACTTACTTGTGCTTACTCTTTTGCCTTTGCAATTTCAAGCCCTATAGGTGTGGGTATAGGAATTGCAATTGATGCTACTAGTGAAGGCCGTACAGCTGATTGGACTTATGCTATTTCAATGGCAATTGCTTGTGGGGTTTTTATTTATGTGGCAATTAATCACCTAATTGCAAAAGGGTTTAAACcacaaaataaatgttattttgATACTCAATTCTTCAAGTTTGTTGCTGTCCTTCTAGGTGTTGGGGTGATTGCTGTTGTCATGATATGGGACTAA
- the LOC101256289 gene encoding E3 ubiquitin-protein ligase SDIR1-like isoform X1, with product MSIVRKFFSSATVLSSVVLTILAVVIYAISPPDDSWVLVGVIGLHVVPVIVVVMIYEICSIRQARDRERIAPVNHLIDSDELHYDVPPLESFPIRRRLQDLRLQIANLNREVDEFEHHTYGELSSIFRIPSVNDEEIDACLESEDAPPEQASSSSTSALASDQESMTIGVPDEDGSSDELICNICLEPVIEGDLVCCFPCIHQFHAVCLDKWLELSPTCPVCNLC from the exons CGTAAATTTTTTTCAAGCGCAACGGTATTATCATCAGTCGTTCTGACTATCCTAG CTGTTGTCATCTACGCTATAAGCCCCCCTGATGATTCATGGGTTCTTGTG GGTGTCATTGGTTTACATGTTGTCCCGGTGATAGTAGTTGTAATGATATATGAAATTTGTTCCATACGTCAAGCTAGAGACAGAGAAAGGATTGCACCGGTTAACCACTTGATTGATTCTGATGAACTTCATTACGATGTTCCTCCATTAGAATCATTTCCCATCAGAAGACGATTGCAAGACCTGAGGCTCCAAATTGCTAATCTAAACCGTGAAGTTGATGAGTTTG AACACCATACCTACGGAGAGTTATCTTCTATCTTCAGAATTCCTTCTGTGAATGACGAAGAGATAGATGCTTGTCTAGAGAG TGAGGATGCTCCACCGGAACAGGCCTCATCTTCTTCAACCTCAGCCTTAGCCTCAGACCAG GAATCTATGACAATAGGTGTGCCCGACGAAGATGGTTCATCTGATGAATTGATATGTAATATTTGTTTGGAGCCAGTTATTGAGGGAGACCTTGTTTGTTGCTTTCCATGTATCCATCAG TTCCATGCTGTATGCCTTGATAAATGGCTCGAGTTGAGTCCTACCTGTCCAGTCTGTAACTTGTGCTGA
- the LOC101256289 gene encoding E3 ubiquitin-protein ligase SDIR1-like isoform X2 translates to MSIVRKFFSSATVLSSVVLTILAVVIYAISPPDDSWVLVGVIGLHVVPVIVVVMIYEICSIRQARDRERIAPVNHLIDSDELHYDVPPLESFPIRRRLQDLRLQIANLNREVDEFEHHTYGELSSIFRIPSVNDEEIDACLESEDAPPEQASSSSTSALASDQESMTIGVPDEDGSSDELICNICLEPVIEGDLVCCFPCIHQFHAVCLDKWLELSPTCPVCNLC, encoded by the exons ATGTCGATCGTG CGTAAATTTTTTTCAAGCGCAACGGTATTATCATCAGTCGTTCTGACTATCCTAG CTGTTGTCATCTACGCTATAAGCCCCCCTGATGATTCATGGGTTCTTGTG GGTGTCATTGGTTTACATGTTGTCCCGGTGATAGTAGTTGTAATGATATATGAAATTTGTTCCATACGTCAAGCTAGAGACAGAGAAAGGATTGCACCGGTTAACCACTTGATTGATTCTGATGAACTTCATTACGATGTTCCTCCATTAGAATCATTTCCCATCAGAAGACGATTGCAAGACCTGAGGCTCCAAATTGCTAATCTAAACCGTGAAGTTGATGAGTTTG AACACCATACCTACGGAGAGTTATCTTCTATCTTCAGAATTCCTTCTGTGAATGACGAAGAGATAGATGCTTGTCTAGAGAG TGAGGATGCTCCACCGGAACAGGCCTCATCTTCTTCAACCTCAGCCTTAGCCTCAGACCAG GAATCTATGACAATAGGTGTGCCCGACGAAGATGGTTCATCTGATGAATTGATATGTAATATTTGTTTGGAGCCAGTTATTGAGGGAGACCTTGTTTGTTGCTTTCCATGTATCCATCAG TTCCATGCTGTATGCCTTGATAAATGGCTCGAGTTGAGTCCTACCTGTCCAGTCTGTAACTTGTGCTGA